One Sulfolobus sp. S-194 DNA segment encodes these proteins:
- a CDS encoding DUF973 family protein: MDRKEKIGIVFLVLANLFQILGQISGSLYISIIYGYEGFGGVLNPSLQTVNQIFSTVIISLIPVFISAIFLILGFIYTREANIDVDIGIIGGVILLIIFVLIAIIAPLHIIVSPYTFRLGPLTISNNSRIYVELISAMFTAYAISILLVGIDYFRLGRRYKSALLKVGGIITSLAILGPLSPIFLFLSGIINILGLIRKILSH; encoded by the coding sequence ATGGATAGGAAAGAGAAGATAGGTATAGTTTTTCTAGTCCTTGCCAACCTATTTCAAATTCTAGGACAAATTAGCGGTTCACTTTACATAAGCATTATATACGGCTATGAAGGATTTGGCGGTGTTCTTAACCCATCACTACAAACTGTTAACCAAATATTTTCAACAGTTATAATATCGCTCATTCCCGTCTTCATTTCTGCAATTTTTCTCATTCTCGGTTTTATTTATACGAGAGAGGCAAACATAGATGTAGATATCGGGATAATTGGAGGAGTAATCTTACTTATAATCTTCGTCCTCATTGCTATTATAGCTCCTCTACACATAATAGTATCTCCTTATACCTTTAGATTAGGGCCATTAACCATTAGTAATAACTCAAGAATATACGTAGAGTTAATATCCGCAATGTTCACAGCATATGCAATTAGTATACTCCTTGTCGGAATAGATTATTTCAGATTAGGTAGAAGATATAAAAGTGCCTTACTCAAAGTGGGAGGAATTATAACAAGTTTAGCGATCTTAGGGCCATTAAGTCCTATTTTCCTTTTCCTATCTGGCATAATTAATATTTTAGGACTAATCCGTAAGATTTTGAGTCATTAG
- a CDS encoding ATP-binding protein, giving the protein MRIYIRRREEEKIRKIKGWTLIYGRRKTGKTTLVKNNLKIDFYTLIADSNNAIIPEDRIMKIDEVLKEVKSIISKGGTAVIDEFQRLPEVYWSVISSWPREGILVLVASSYGIVNKLFDRNSPLLGLFLPLDIGIISYEDVLTQLKDPILSTLYRDPWIIPFIDNYQEFVTKVKEISLISKGLIGEVFKEEERQLTDIYYRTLLLLGEGIWKTSEIAGIIQPKGGESTISSMVNKLVKIGLVQKIPTLSRENYYKVYSPPLSLALYAEAKYAVSELDIKVSELPIGREVQFSVGELLAKYFNGVLYYSPKEDIDVVIMKKKKPVWAFEVKMGEISREEAKEAIKRMSRVAEKVGLISLKEKPEDYGDLSIGPKELLEIAEEVHKRGESDSL; this is encoded by the coding sequence ATGAGAATATATATCAGAAGACGGGAAGAGGAGAAAATAAGGAAAATAAAGGGCTGGACTTTGATCTACGGGAGAAGAAAAACTGGTAAAACTACGTTGGTTAAGAACAACTTAAAAATAGATTTTTACACATTGATAGCAGACTCTAATAATGCAATAATACCGGAAGATAGAATAATGAAGATTGATGAAGTTTTAAAAGAGGTCAAATCTATAATATCTAAAGGCGGTACTGCAGTTATAGATGAATTCCAGAGGTTGCCGGAAGTATACTGGAGTGTTATTAGTAGTTGGCCCAGGGAGGGAATCTTGGTCTTAGTAGCTTCCAGTTACGGGATTGTAAATAAGTTGTTTGACCGTAACAGTCCTTTACTTGGCTTATTTTTGCCTTTAGATATTGGAATAATATCATATGAAGACGTTTTGACTCAATTAAAAGACCCTATCCTTTCCACACTCTATAGGGACCCTTGGATAATTCCATTTATTGATAACTATCAGGAATTTGTGACTAAGGTAAAGGAGATTTCTCTTATATCTAAAGGACTTATAGGAGAGGTATTTAAAGAGGAAGAGAGACAACTAACTGATATATATTATAGAACACTTCTCCTTTTAGGAGAAGGAATATGGAAGACTTCTGAAATTGCTGGGATTATTCAACCAAAAGGAGGGGAGAGCACAATTTCCTCAATGGTAAATAAGTTAGTAAAAATAGGATTGGTACAGAAAATACCTACACTTTCGAGAGAAAACTATTATAAGGTGTATTCGCCTCCCCTTTCTTTGGCATTATATGCAGAGGCTAAATATGCTGTGTCTGAGTTAGATATAAAAGTTAGTGAGCTACCGATAGGAAGAGAAGTCCAGTTCAGTGTAGGAGAACTGTTAGCAAAATACTTTAATGGTGTACTATACTACTCACCAAAAGAGGATATTGATGTTGTAATTATGAAAAAGAAAAAACCGGTTTGGGCATTTGAGGTTAAGATGGGCGAGATTAGTAGAGAAGAGGCTAAAGAGGCTATAAAGAGGATGAGTAGAGTAGCTGAAAAGGTAGGTTTGATAAGTTTAAAGGAAAAGCCGGAGGATTACGGTGACTTAAGTATTGGTCCTAAAGAACTACTAGAGATAGCTGAGGAGGTCCATAAAAGAGGTGAAAGTGATTCCCTCTAA
- a CDS encoding C2H2-type zinc finger protein, which produces MPTRILLKCEICGEVFNSNSLYYQHKVLQHSEYKPIVKGDSYECPVCHETRKRLPTLLTHIGLHHLTNNPIRVEAA; this is translated from the coding sequence ATGCCTACCCGGATTTTATTAAAATGTGAAATATGTGGTGAAGTCTTCAATAGTAATTCACTATACTATCAGCATAAGGTTTTACAGCACTCAGAATATAAGCCAATAGTTAAAGGAGATAGTTATGAATGTCCGGTATGTCATGAAACTAGGAAAAGGCTCCCTACGCTCCTTACCCATATAGGATTACATCATCTAACCAACAATCCAATTAGAGTAGAAGCTGCTTAA